One stretch of Paenibacillus sp. AN1007 DNA includes these proteins:
- a CDS encoding tail tape measure protein, with protein sequence MATARRITVPIEAKDLVSGTLRRMQGGLRNTQDDVGGLRRAADRMGQEFSSSIHRAGESARDLGARVGQAADETRQLGRAVVGDLFRRARSSAEAFRRTVSGADRDVKEIPNAHVRLHADDQISPLIDNISTKLSALAALGSGLVLGGGMSDAIFGGVGDYYKEASRLAPYLSSQQRSDVLATNDQLVAQGLISDRATGAAELSTLTPMVQDKSQVSEAFAATTKLQSIIPDSESEEMQRAVTQSAKNFKESYSQVADSIAHAYMSVGDPQKDIADTFWEYSPYFASSGTSSAQMSNFLSSTVKEGAFNFDKPGDFFKEVFGVKALNADDMADYFGARGSGKKEAARQADAFTADINSGDTQRAKGAIAALLADMASQDRNELKQTLTKLGSATGEDNADAILKTYGVAFEKAPDMTGTTDRMVKQQQEADPMTAYRQSQADIQMQMQDIGGNIMQASVPAMKEFNSLLTDNKAQIEALGSGLAAGISNIVSFYHEFSGVINKVVVGLAGILALKGAVGIIKGTKQLIQDMGSVGKLIWKAIPGKKGLGGGLTPIGGADFVSSMNVNATSVYINGNIGGNSRRGKGKGKDKGKGKGGKSGSSNKTSVVSNKNKTEAVVSKKDTVKGKDTKVTTKTPKQPKTPKFSPKIGADALLSTGVKSVGGATKGVLKGLGVLGTIANVGMSAYDMYGIAKEQGWKEALSTNGGSTAGSLIGGGLGGALGTIAGPLGTALGAAAGSWVGEKLGSLADSSGVTRDIVDCVSNLTSSIKDWMGFGPKEEPKPVTPQLPKESFITTTSTTTKEGEKKIKETMDNIVSHVQKSGLKQGIKDAMDDSDIVKSADKFKDIVVGMFKGSDSKEAESNVKAVGKAAKETEKQAKDLGVTSKNSTKDIISSNSQAALSFSGVSSSAKSAIDLTRRQLESLSTISSKGSTWGSNLISMMASGMLSQIPTLTSAVSNAAKIMHSYLGFSSPTKEGPASKSDKWAPNFVSMFSDGLRSDSIKNRMDNIAGTMRDGVDGIEGASLSSGSIPVRTSPLSAEASSGNKSVTIGNVTIDLSGVAAGITDFQSFARALTSPAGRALIRDVAGEEIYKALETGG encoded by the coding sequence ATGGCGACGGCCAGGAGGATAACGGTACCTATTGAAGCGAAGGATCTTGTATCTGGTACGCTGCGCCGCATGCAGGGTGGACTGAGAAATACACAGGACGATGTGGGAGGACTTCGCCGTGCTGCAGATCGAATGGGACAAGAGTTCAGTTCCTCCATCCATCGTGCAGGTGAGTCAGCCCGGGATTTGGGGGCCAGAGTCGGACAGGCAGCTGACGAGACCAGACAACTCGGACGTGCTGTTGTTGGTGATCTGTTCCGCCGTGCTCGATCAAGTGCAGAAGCATTTCGAAGAACAGTTTCTGGTGCTGACCGTGATGTAAAGGAGATCCCTAATGCTCATGTCAGATTACATGCTGATGACCAAATTAGTCCACTGATCGATAACATATCTACAAAGTTATCAGCTCTCGCTGCTCTTGGTAGTGGGTTGGTACTGGGTGGTGGAATGTCCGATGCCATTTTTGGGGGCGTGGGCGATTATTACAAAGAAGCTTCCAGGCTTGCACCTTATTTATCATCACAGCAAAGATCTGATGTTTTGGCTACCAACGACCAGTTAGTTGCACAAGGGCTTATCTCTGATAGGGCAACAGGGGCGGCTGAGCTTTCCACGCTTACCCCGATGGTGCAAGACAAATCACAGGTGAGCGAAGCTTTTGCGGCTACGACCAAGCTGCAGTCGATAATTCCAGATTCCGAATCAGAGGAAATGCAGAGAGCTGTCACACAATCGGCAAAGAACTTTAAAGAATCATACTCGCAGGTAGCGGACAGTATCGCGCATGCTTATATGTCAGTAGGAGATCCGCAGAAAGATATCGCAGACACGTTTTGGGAGTACAGCCCTTACTTTGCGAGTAGCGGCACAAGTTCGGCCCAAATGAGTAATTTCCTGAGCAGCACTGTCAAAGAAGGGGCCTTCAATTTTGACAAGCCAGGCGACTTTTTCAAGGAAGTATTTGGCGTGAAAGCCCTTAACGCTGACGACATGGCGGATTACTTTGGTGCGCGGGGATCGGGTAAAAAGGAGGCTGCTAGACAGGCGGACGCTTTCACTGCTGATATTAACTCTGGTGACACCCAAAGAGCAAAAGGCGCTATAGCCGCTTTGTTGGCTGATATGGCAAGTCAGGATAGGAACGAACTGAAACAGACTTTAACCAAATTGGGGTCAGCAACGGGTGAAGACAACGCTGACGCAATCTTGAAGACCTATGGCGTTGCTTTTGAAAAAGCGCCTGACATGACAGGTACAACTGACCGAATGGTTAAGCAGCAGCAAGAGGCCGATCCAATGACTGCATATAGACAGTCACAAGCTGATATTCAGATGCAAATGCAGGACATTGGCGGCAACATCATGCAAGCTTCGGTCCCAGCAATGAAGGAGTTCAACTCTTTGCTGACAGACAACAAGGCACAGATTGAAGCATTAGGTTCAGGGTTAGCAGCAGGAATTAGCAACATAGTTAGCTTTTATCATGAATTTTCAGGAGTCATTAATAAAGTAGTGGTTGGATTAGCAGGCATTTTGGCACTTAAGGGTGCAGTAGGTATTATTAAAGGAACAAAACAACTTATACAGGATATGGGTAGTGTAGGGAAATTGATATGGAAGGCTATACCTGGTAAAAAGGGACTCGGGGGCGGGTTAACCCCCATCGGTGGAGCTGACTTTGTATCCAGTATGAACGTCAATGCGACAAGCGTCTATATCAATGGCAATATTGGAGGCAATAGCAGAAGAGGCAAAGGTAAGGGGAAAGACAAAGGGAAAGGTAAGGGAGGAAAATCTGGCAGTAGTAATAAGACCAGTGTAGTAAGTAATAAGAATAAAACTGAAGCTGTTGTGAGTAAAAAAGATACGGTCAAAGGCAAGGATACGAAGGTAACTACGAAGACTCCCAAGCAACCCAAAACTCCTAAATTCAGTCCGAAAATTGGTGCAGACGCTCTGTTATCGACGGGTGTAAAAAGTGTGGGTGGTGCAACCAAAGGTGTTCTAAAAGGACTTGGTGTGCTCGGCACGATAGCTAATGTCGGCATGTCTGCATATGACATGTACGGGATCGCTAAGGAACAGGGATGGAAGGAAGCTCTTTCTACAAATGGGGGTTCTACAGCAGGTAGTCTTATAGGCGGTGGTCTTGGTGGTGCATTGGGGACGATAGCCGGTCCGCTTGGGACGGCATTAGGCGCTGCTGCAGGTAGTTGGGTTGGAGAAAAGTTGGGCTCACTTGCTGATTCCAGTGGCGTGACCCGTGACATCGTGGATTGTGTATCCAATCTCACGAGCTCTATCAAGGATTGGATGGGTTTTGGACCAAAAGAAGAGCCTAAGCCCGTTACGCCGCAGTTACCTAAAGAATCGTTCATCACCACAACTTCTACAACAACAAAGGAAGGAGAGAAAAAGATCAAGGAGACGATGGATAACATCGTTTCTCATGTACAAAAAAGCGGCCTGAAGCAAGGAATAAAAGATGCAATGGATGACAGCGATATTGTGAAATCTGCAGATAAATTTAAGGATATCGTTGTTGGTATGTTCAAAGGGTCTGACTCCAAAGAGGCTGAGAGCAACGTCAAGGCGGTTGGAAAGGCGGCCAAGGAAACGGAGAAGCAAGCCAAGGACTTGGGTGTCACCTCGAAGAACAGCACAAAGGATATTATCAGCAGCAACAGTCAGGCTGCTTTAAGTTTCAGTGGTGTGAGTTCATCGGCCAAGAGCGCAATCGATTTGACCCGCCGCCAACTGGAGTCACTATCTACAATATCAAGCAAAGGAAGCACCTGGGGTAGCAACCTCATTAGCATGATGGCATCTGGTATGCTTAGCCAGATCCCGACTTTAACCTCTGCCGTTTCTAACGCCGCTAAGATCATGCATAGCTATCTTGGGTTCTCATCTCCTACCAAAGAAGGCCCCGCCAGCAAATCGGATAAATGGGCGCCGAACTTTGTTTCGATGTTTTCTGATGGGCTGCGGTCTGACTCCATCAAGAATCGTATGGATAATATTGCTGGAACAATGCGTGATGGTGTGGATGGCATTGAGGGAGCGAGTTTATCCAGCGGTAGCATTCCTGTCCGGACGTCTCCGCTATCTGCAGAAGCATCAAGCGGGAACAAGTCGGTAACGATCGGCAATGTCACCATTGATTTGAGTGGAGTTGCGGCAGGTATTACGGACTTCCAATCCTTTGCCCGAGCTTTAACAAGCCCTGCAGGTCGCGCTCTAATTCGTGATGTAGCCGGCGAAGAGATTTACAAAGCATTGGAGACAGGGGGTTAA
- a CDS encoding DUF2577 family protein, translating into MKLLRQKVAGHIDARDTERATLLSWPNAKIEVDGDPYPYESSSLVFADYLQEREIEVTFEVAEPEPAILKGKLLIPSPLEVGDRLLVSRMTGQRYYVLGKER; encoded by the coding sequence ATGAAGTTACTGCGACAGAAAGTAGCTGGCCACATCGATGCGAGGGATACTGAACGTGCAACTCTCCTTAGCTGGCCGAATGCCAAGATTGAGGTGGATGGCGATCCGTACCCATATGAATCAAGCAGCCTTGTTTTTGCTGACTACCTGCAGGAACGTGAGATAGAGGTTACTTTTGAAGTCGCGGAGCCAGAACCAGCGATCTTGAAAGGTAAACTCCTGATCCCTAGCCCGCTGGAGGTCGGTGATCGGCTTCTTGTCTCCCGTATGACGGGTCAACGGTATTACGTTTTGGGAAAGGAGCGTTAG
- a CDS encoding DUF2634 domain-containing protein, which yields MDEEESMFPQMDLEEVDVTDLVDNIPSASKWTYKMDYRNRRAVLDEAGRPIRTTSYEEFLVETAMKIICTERFQYVVYGADIGVEKSEWPGWEDTEIIRDIEEALTAHPEIEQAEVISMTRVDRGMDLTIQITGLAGAAELNEVIDT from the coding sequence ATGGATGAGGAAGAATCAATGTTCCCTCAAATGGATCTCGAAGAAGTAGACGTCACGGATCTGGTGGATAATATCCCATCCGCATCCAAATGGACCTACAAAATGGACTATCGAAACCGCAGGGCCGTTCTGGATGAAGCCGGTCGTCCGATCCGGACAACGAGCTATGAGGAATTTCTTGTTGAAACGGCCATGAAGATTATTTGTACTGAGCGATTTCAATATGTCGTTTACGGTGCTGACATTGGCGTGGAAAAATCAGAATGGCCAGGCTGGGAAGATACAGAAATCATTCGTGACATTGAGGAAGCTCTGACAGCTCACCCTGAAATTGAGCAAGCAGAAGTGATATCTATGACACGTGTAGATCGTGGAATGGATCTCACAATCCAAATTACAGGGCTTGCTGGAGCTGCCGAACTTAATGAGGTGATCGATACATGA
- a CDS encoding baseplate J/gp47 family protein, whose protein sequence is MSLMINDLPKFPVVPVLEETPDMIYQRWVNRAITLANERGLPPPPVGEGEYFYDLWYPIAQELAEQQELWGYGVLQSTPIWADDEFLDAHGWADGMTRKEGESNDDYRLRILDRAFTEEGNGRRKDYELWAKEIHGVGGAVAVEKERHDNSIDLYLTDMDGQPITPAFAETVKSLMWEDYRIAGHDLAVHPAPIFLVTVQATLETSEDMQKLAETIRQRVVAYANGRSKLLYNYIAALLLVPGVENYSNFTLNDDIQDIDVPPVSFLQVEVVLL, encoded by the coding sequence ATGAGTTTGATGATTAATGATTTACCCAAATTCCCGGTTGTACCAGTCCTTGAAGAAACCCCGGATATGATTTATCAACGGTGGGTCAACCGGGCTATTACGTTGGCAAATGAAAGAGGGCTGCCACCGCCTCCAGTGGGGGAAGGAGAATACTTTTACGACCTCTGGTATCCGATTGCTCAGGAGTTGGCTGAACAGCAGGAGTTATGGGGTTATGGTGTGCTGCAGTCGACTCCGATTTGGGCAGATGATGAGTTTCTGGATGCTCACGGCTGGGCCGATGGGATGACTCGTAAAGAGGGAGAATCCAATGATGATTACCGTTTGCGGATTCTGGATCGTGCTTTTACCGAAGAAGGAAATGGCCGCCGTAAGGACTATGAACTATGGGCCAAGGAGATTCATGGCGTAGGTGGGGCCGTTGCAGTTGAGAAAGAGCGCCATGACAATTCCATTGATCTGTATCTGACAGATATGGACGGTCAGCCTATTACTCCAGCGTTTGCGGAGACGGTTAAATCATTAATGTGGGAAGATTACCGCATTGCAGGTCACGACTTGGCAGTGCACCCAGCTCCAATTTTCCTTGTCACTGTACAAGCAACCTTGGAGACATCGGAAGACATGCAGAAGCTGGCCGAAACGATCCGGCAGCGTGTAGTCGCTTATGCCAACGGGCGCAGTAAGCTGCTTTACAACTACATCGCAGCTCTCCTGCTCGTGCCAGGCGTGGAGAATTACAGTAACTTCACGCTTAATGATGATATTCAGGACATTGATGTTCCACCTGTATCGTTCCTGCAGGTTGAGGTGGTGCTGCTATGA